One region of Eupeodes corollae chromosome 1, idEupCoro1.1, whole genome shotgun sequence genomic DNA includes:
- the LOC129940178 gene encoding uncharacterized protein LOC129940178 isoform X1: MDNPIQYCTRAKILLTSHPLYQLANTSMSLGLGAHSHNSNCQMSTEKDHLSYINNVLIKEIEEKLRPDKLLEFEVEHSTGLDGFMSALYTINMKVSDERNKKETSRRLLAKFMKGDEHFRVSSRCYIQFANEILIYSKVIPYYEKVLSEAAAQSTKAECWIPKVYAAKYGKIDGLNSDGTTSNESVLVLEHLKEKGYAMGPRLYLDKPHMLAMVKPLAEYHAMTYALRIKKDKHLEELIKSIVPLPFVETADSTKNFYDPIYKVAFDRFFDYFNRCKKNLISKDNSHDIQLENNINRLYTKYGKTPTKLLEFIRTIHNENDKKYAAILHGDFNRNNVMFKYEGDDSNPKDCKLIDFQELRFGTPCIDLSFAMFMNMERSIRHEFWMDLLKFYHKTLFNTMSEVLKPNDETTKNLLESYSFDDFNNHFTKYAFYGVMICMHFLPWLCGTEEELSLLSQEFERDVHGELFYSTSFAAGGDDANNRIFEIFKHASIMGYMNVI; this comes from the exons actcaaattgtcaaatgtcaacTGAAAAGGATCATTTATCATACATTAACAATGTTCTCATCAAAGAAATTGAAGAGAAACTACGACCAGACAAACTTTTGGAATTTGAAGTTGAGCATTCCACAGGCTTAGATGGGTTTATGTCTGCTTTGTATACAATAAATATGAAAGTTTCTGACgagagaaataaaaa AGAAACTTCACGTAGGCTCTTAGCTAAGTTTATGAAAGGTGATGAACATTTTAGAGTATCAAGTAGATGTTATATTCAGTTTGCAAACGAGATATTGATTTACTCCAAAGTTATACCTTACTATGAAAAAGTATTATCAGAAGCTGCTGCTCAATCCACTAAAGCAGAATGTTGGATTCCCAAGGTTTATGCAGCGAAATATGGAAAAATTGACG GGCTTAATAGTGACGGAACAACTTCTAATGAAAGCGTTTTAGTGTTAGAGCATTTAAAGGAGAAAGGTTACGCCATGGGTCCTCGACTATATTTAGATAAACCACACATGCTTGCTATGGTCAAACCACTAGCAGAATACCATGCAATGACATATGCACTAAggataaaaaaagataaacatttgGAAGAATTGATTAAAAGTATAGTCCCTTTACCATTTGTAGAGACTGCAGACTCTACCAAGAATTTCTATGATCCAATATATAAAGTTGCCTTTGATCGAttctttgattattttaatcgctgtaaaaaaaatctcatttcAAAGGACAATTCTCATGATATTCAATTAGAAAATAACATAAACAGATTGTACACAAAATATGGAAAGACTCCTACAAAATTATTAGAATTCATTCGAACGATTCATAAcgaaaatgataaaaagtatGCTGCCATTCTTCATGGCGATTTCAATCGGAATAATGTTATGTTTAAATATGAAGGAGATGACAGCAATCCAAAAGACTGCAAACTAATTGATTTTCag GAACTACGTTTTGGAACTCCATGCATTgatttaagttttgctatgttcaTGAATATGGAACGTTCAATACGGCATGAGTTTTGGATGgatctattaaaattttaccataaGACATTGTTCAATACAATGTCCGAAGTTCTAAAACCAAATGATGAAACAACTAAAAACCTTCTTGAGTCATATTC ATTCGATGACTTCAATAACCACTTTACGAAGTATGCTTTTTATGGCGTTATGATTTGTATGCATTTCTTACCATGGTTATGTGGAACTGAAGAAGAACTGAGTTTACTTTCGCAAGAGTTTGAGAGAGATGTTCACGGGGAATTGTTTTATAGCACTTCCTTTGCCGCTGGAGGAGATGACGCCAATAAcagaatatttgaaatttttaaacatgcTAGCATAATGGGATACATGAATGTTATATAA
- the LOC129940178 gene encoding uncharacterized protein LOC129940178 isoform X2, with amino-acid sequence MILLHVRSLGLGAHSHNSNCQMSTEKDHLSYINNVLIKEIEEKLRPDKLLEFEVEHSTGLDGFMSALYTINMKVSDERNKKETSRRLLAKFMKGDEHFRVSSRCYIQFANEILIYSKVIPYYEKVLSEAAAQSTKAECWIPKVYAAKYGKIDGLNSDGTTSNESVLVLEHLKEKGYAMGPRLYLDKPHMLAMVKPLAEYHAMTYALRIKKDKHLEELIKSIVPLPFVETADSTKNFYDPIYKVAFDRFFDYFNRCKKNLISKDNSHDIQLENNINRLYTKYGKTPTKLLEFIRTIHNENDKKYAAILHGDFNRNNVMFKYEGDDSNPKDCKLIDFQELRFGTPCIDLSFAMFMNMERSIRHEFWMDLLKFYHKTLFNTMSEVLKPNDETTKNLLESYSFDDFNNHFTKYAFYGVMICMHFLPWLCGTEEELSLLSQEFERDVHGELFYSTSFAAGGDDANNRIFEIFKHASIMGYMNVI; translated from the exons actcaaattgtcaaatgtcaacTGAAAAGGATCATTTATCATACATTAACAATGTTCTCATCAAAGAAATTGAAGAGAAACTACGACCAGACAAACTTTTGGAATTTGAAGTTGAGCATTCCACAGGCTTAGATGGGTTTATGTCTGCTTTGTATACAATAAATATGAAAGTTTCTGACgagagaaataaaaa AGAAACTTCACGTAGGCTCTTAGCTAAGTTTATGAAAGGTGATGAACATTTTAGAGTATCAAGTAGATGTTATATTCAGTTTGCAAACGAGATATTGATTTACTCCAAAGTTATACCTTACTATGAAAAAGTATTATCAGAAGCTGCTGCTCAATCCACTAAAGCAGAATGTTGGATTCCCAAGGTTTATGCAGCGAAATATGGAAAAATTGACG GGCTTAATAGTGACGGAACAACTTCTAATGAAAGCGTTTTAGTGTTAGAGCATTTAAAGGAGAAAGGTTACGCCATGGGTCCTCGACTATATTTAGATAAACCACACATGCTTGCTATGGTCAAACCACTAGCAGAATACCATGCAATGACATATGCACTAAggataaaaaaagataaacatttgGAAGAATTGATTAAAAGTATAGTCCCTTTACCATTTGTAGAGACTGCAGACTCTACCAAGAATTTCTATGATCCAATATATAAAGTTGCCTTTGATCGAttctttgattattttaatcgctgtaaaaaaaatctcatttcAAAGGACAATTCTCATGATATTCAATTAGAAAATAACATAAACAGATTGTACACAAAATATGGAAAGACTCCTACAAAATTATTAGAATTCATTCGAACGATTCATAAcgaaaatgataaaaagtatGCTGCCATTCTTCATGGCGATTTCAATCGGAATAATGTTATGTTTAAATATGAAGGAGATGACAGCAATCCAAAAGACTGCAAACTAATTGATTTTCag GAACTACGTTTTGGAACTCCATGCATTgatttaagttttgctatgttcaTGAATATGGAACGTTCAATACGGCATGAGTTTTGGATGgatctattaaaattttaccataaGACATTGTTCAATACAATGTCCGAAGTTCTAAAACCAAATGATGAAACAACTAAAAACCTTCTTGAGTCATATTC ATTCGATGACTTCAATAACCACTTTACGAAGTATGCTTTTTATGGCGTTATGATTTGTATGCATTTCTTACCATGGTTATGTGGAACTGAAGAAGAACTGAGTTTACTTTCGCAAGAGTTTGAGAGAGATGTTCACGGGGAATTGTTTTATAGCACTTCCTTTGCCGCTGGAGGAGATGACGCCAATAAcagaatatttgaaatttttaaacatgcTAGCATAATGGGATACATGAATGTTATATAA
- the LOC129940178 gene encoding uncharacterized protein LOC129940178 isoform X3, with the protein MSLGLGAHSHNSNCQMSTEKDHLSYINNVLIKEIEEKLRPDKLLEFEVEHSTGLDGFMSALYTINMKVSDERNKKETSRRLLAKFMKGDEHFRVSSRCYIQFANEILIYSKVIPYYEKVLSEAAAQSTKAECWIPKVYAAKYGKIDGLNSDGTTSNESVLVLEHLKEKGYAMGPRLYLDKPHMLAMVKPLAEYHAMTYALRIKKDKHLEELIKSIVPLPFVETADSTKNFYDPIYKVAFDRFFDYFNRCKKNLISKDNSHDIQLENNINRLYTKYGKTPTKLLEFIRTIHNENDKKYAAILHGDFNRNNVMFKYEGDDSNPKDCKLIDFQELRFGTPCIDLSFAMFMNMERSIRHEFWMDLLKFYHKTLFNTMSEVLKPNDETTKNLLESYSFDDFNNHFTKYAFYGVMICMHFLPWLCGTEEELSLLSQEFERDVHGELFYSTSFAAGGDDANNRIFEIFKHASIMGYMNVI; encoded by the exons actcaaattgtcaaatgtcaacTGAAAAGGATCATTTATCATACATTAACAATGTTCTCATCAAAGAAATTGAAGAGAAACTACGACCAGACAAACTTTTGGAATTTGAAGTTGAGCATTCCACAGGCTTAGATGGGTTTATGTCTGCTTTGTATACAATAAATATGAAAGTTTCTGACgagagaaataaaaa AGAAACTTCACGTAGGCTCTTAGCTAAGTTTATGAAAGGTGATGAACATTTTAGAGTATCAAGTAGATGTTATATTCAGTTTGCAAACGAGATATTGATTTACTCCAAAGTTATACCTTACTATGAAAAAGTATTATCAGAAGCTGCTGCTCAATCCACTAAAGCAGAATGTTGGATTCCCAAGGTTTATGCAGCGAAATATGGAAAAATTGACG GGCTTAATAGTGACGGAACAACTTCTAATGAAAGCGTTTTAGTGTTAGAGCATTTAAAGGAGAAAGGTTACGCCATGGGTCCTCGACTATATTTAGATAAACCACACATGCTTGCTATGGTCAAACCACTAGCAGAATACCATGCAATGACATATGCACTAAggataaaaaaagataaacatttgGAAGAATTGATTAAAAGTATAGTCCCTTTACCATTTGTAGAGACTGCAGACTCTACCAAGAATTTCTATGATCCAATATATAAAGTTGCCTTTGATCGAttctttgattattttaatcgctgtaaaaaaaatctcatttcAAAGGACAATTCTCATGATATTCAATTAGAAAATAACATAAACAGATTGTACACAAAATATGGAAAGACTCCTACAAAATTATTAGAATTCATTCGAACGATTCATAAcgaaaatgataaaaagtatGCTGCCATTCTTCATGGCGATTTCAATCGGAATAATGTTATGTTTAAATATGAAGGAGATGACAGCAATCCAAAAGACTGCAAACTAATTGATTTTCag GAACTACGTTTTGGAACTCCATGCATTgatttaagttttgctatgttcaTGAATATGGAACGTTCAATACGGCATGAGTTTTGGATGgatctattaaaattttaccataaGACATTGTTCAATACAATGTCCGAAGTTCTAAAACCAAATGATGAAACAACTAAAAACCTTCTTGAGTCATATTC ATTCGATGACTTCAATAACCACTTTACGAAGTATGCTTTTTATGGCGTTATGATTTGTATGCATTTCTTACCATGGTTATGTGGAACTGAAGAAGAACTGAGTTTACTTTCGCAAGAGTTTGAGAGAGATGTTCACGGGGAATTGTTTTATAGCACTTCCTTTGCCGCTGGAGGAGATGACGCCAATAAcagaatatttgaaatttttaaacatgcTAGCATAATGGGATACATGAATGTTATATAA
- the LOC129940178 gene encoding uncharacterized protein LOC129940178 isoform X4 has product MSTEKDHLSYINNVLIKEIEEKLRPDKLLEFEVEHSTGLDGFMSALYTINMKVSDERNKKETSRRLLAKFMKGDEHFRVSSRCYIQFANEILIYSKVIPYYEKVLSEAAAQSTKAECWIPKVYAAKYGKIDGLNSDGTTSNESVLVLEHLKEKGYAMGPRLYLDKPHMLAMVKPLAEYHAMTYALRIKKDKHLEELIKSIVPLPFVETADSTKNFYDPIYKVAFDRFFDYFNRCKKNLISKDNSHDIQLENNINRLYTKYGKTPTKLLEFIRTIHNENDKKYAAILHGDFNRNNVMFKYEGDDSNPKDCKLIDFQELRFGTPCIDLSFAMFMNMERSIRHEFWMDLLKFYHKTLFNTMSEVLKPNDETTKNLLESYSFDDFNNHFTKYAFYGVMICMHFLPWLCGTEEELSLLSQEFERDVHGELFYSTSFAAGGDDANNRIFEIFKHASIMGYMNVI; this is encoded by the exons atgtcaacTGAAAAGGATCATTTATCATACATTAACAATGTTCTCATCAAAGAAATTGAAGAGAAACTACGACCAGACAAACTTTTGGAATTTGAAGTTGAGCATTCCACAGGCTTAGATGGGTTTATGTCTGCTTTGTATACAATAAATATGAAAGTTTCTGACgagagaaataaaaa AGAAACTTCACGTAGGCTCTTAGCTAAGTTTATGAAAGGTGATGAACATTTTAGAGTATCAAGTAGATGTTATATTCAGTTTGCAAACGAGATATTGATTTACTCCAAAGTTATACCTTACTATGAAAAAGTATTATCAGAAGCTGCTGCTCAATCCACTAAAGCAGAATGTTGGATTCCCAAGGTTTATGCAGCGAAATATGGAAAAATTGACG GGCTTAATAGTGACGGAACAACTTCTAATGAAAGCGTTTTAGTGTTAGAGCATTTAAAGGAGAAAGGTTACGCCATGGGTCCTCGACTATATTTAGATAAACCACACATGCTTGCTATGGTCAAACCACTAGCAGAATACCATGCAATGACATATGCACTAAggataaaaaaagataaacatttgGAAGAATTGATTAAAAGTATAGTCCCTTTACCATTTGTAGAGACTGCAGACTCTACCAAGAATTTCTATGATCCAATATATAAAGTTGCCTTTGATCGAttctttgattattttaatcgctgtaaaaaaaatctcatttcAAAGGACAATTCTCATGATATTCAATTAGAAAATAACATAAACAGATTGTACACAAAATATGGAAAGACTCCTACAAAATTATTAGAATTCATTCGAACGATTCATAAcgaaaatgataaaaagtatGCTGCCATTCTTCATGGCGATTTCAATCGGAATAATGTTATGTTTAAATATGAAGGAGATGACAGCAATCCAAAAGACTGCAAACTAATTGATTTTCag GAACTACGTTTTGGAACTCCATGCATTgatttaagttttgctatgttcaTGAATATGGAACGTTCAATACGGCATGAGTTTTGGATGgatctattaaaattttaccataaGACATTGTTCAATACAATGTCCGAAGTTCTAAAACCAAATGATGAAACAACTAAAAACCTTCTTGAGTCATATTC ATTCGATGACTTCAATAACCACTTTACGAAGTATGCTTTTTATGGCGTTATGATTTGTATGCATTTCTTACCATGGTTATGTGGAACTGAAGAAGAACTGAGTTTACTTTCGCAAGAGTTTGAGAGAGATGTTCACGGGGAATTGTTTTATAGCACTTCCTTTGCCGCTGGAGGAGATGACGCCAATAAcagaatatttgaaatttttaaacatgcTAGCATAATGGGATACATGAATGTTATATAA